The nucleotide window TCTGCTGCCCATGCAGCTTTATTTACTTCACCCCTTGCTTCATTGATAGGTTTTCCCATCTCTTCTGTCATTGGAAGAGCATAATAATCAAGGTTTTCTTTCATTTCATTTGCTACATTATTTAAAAGTTCTGCTCTTTGTTCATAACTTGTATCTTCCCAAGTTGTTTCAAAAACATCTTGGGCTTTTTCTAAAATTTCTCTTGCTTCTTGCTGTGTATGCATTTTTATTTCATATACTACTTCTTGCGTATATGGGTTGATTGATTTAAAGTGTGTATTACTGTATCCCATAATATTATCCTTTTAAAATGTTACGCTAATACTGCTTCAACAGAAGCTACAAATCTATTTAAACCTTCATTTAAAACATCTTCTTCAATTGTTAAAGGAGGAATAAATTTGATAATCTCACCCGTTGAGCAAGCACCAATAATTAAGCCATTTTCATAACATTTACCAGTTATCTCTTTTACTGTACTAGCACTATCAAACTCAATAGCTAACATCATTCCTTTTTGTCTAATATCAACTACTTGTGAGTATTTAGAGTCTAAGTTATCTAGGACTTTTCTAATAATGTCACCTTTTCTTTTTGTTTCATTATTAAACTGTTCATCTTTGAAATATTCAATACCTACTTTACCTGCAACAAAAGATAAACCTTGTCCTCTAAATGTACCAGTATGTTGTCCTGGATTCCAAGCTTTATCTATTCCAGGTTTATTTACTAGCATCCCAATTGGAGTTCCTACTCCTCCTAATCCTTTTGCTAAAATAATAATATCTGGATCAACATCTAGATCATCAAAACTAAAGTAGCTACCACATCTTCCACAACCACATTGAATACTATCAAGTATAAATAATGCTCCTGTGTCATTTGCTAGTTTTTGAACCCCTTGTAACCACTCTTTTGTAGCAACTCTAACTCCACCTTCTGCTTGAACAGGCTCTACAATAAATGCAGCTGGAGGAAGCATACCTGAGCCTAAATCAAACATTTTTTGTCTTAAGTTTTTTAAAGCTTCCATATCATTAAAAGTATCTCTAATAACATTTGTTAAAGGAACACCTGAGCTACTTCTAAATGCATTATTAGCTGTGCAAGCTAATGCTCCAAGAGTCATTCCATGAAAACCTCTATTAAAAGCAACTACTTCAGTTCTTCCTGTTACTTTTCTAGCTAGTTTTAATGCAGCTTCAACTGCATTTGTTCCAGTTGGTCCTGTAAATTGAAGTTTTCTATCTTCCCATCCACGTGGCTTTAAAACTGTTTCAACGAAAGTATCAATAAACTCTCTTTTTACATCTGTAAACATATCTAAAGAGTGAATAACACCATCTCTTTGAATAAAATCTATAATCGCTTCTTTCATCTTTGGATTATTGTGACCAAAGTTTAAAACACCTGCTCCTGCAAAGAAGTCAATAAACTCTTTATCATTTTCATCTGTCATAACAGCATTTTTAGATTTTTTAAATACTGTTGGAACTGCTCTACAATATGCTCTAATTTCTGATTCACTTCTTTCAAAAGTTGTAATTTCATTTGCCATTTTAGATCCTTTTTTTAATTTTGATTTTTAATAATATTTGAAAGACCCATTCTAATCTGAATAATTAATATACAAATTAGTTATTCCAAGAAACAATTAACATTAAGTTTTAATTAATTGTTGGAAGGGTCTATCTGGCGATAAGAATAAGGTTTTTTTCTTGAACTAATAAGTTTTGAATAAATTTAATAGGGTGAATACTTATGCAAGTATGTCTGCATAAGTTCATAAGGGCAAAACAAATTATATGATTAATTTTTAAAGTTATTAAGTTAAAAAATCTCATTTGAAAAGCTCCTTTATAAAGTTTATATTCAATATTAACTAATATTTATAAAAGAGTCAATCTTTTTTTTAAAAATTTTGTATAAAAATTAATCAAAGTCCATTCTAACTTGGGTTTGTCCTGTAGTACAAAACTCTTCATCAATTTTTTTAGCAATTGCTTCAAAGTCAACACCTTGAACTTTTTTGAAAGATTTCATAATCTGTTTTTTGCCATTAACTAATTCTTTTGATTTTATACCATGAGAAATAGATAAACTTGCTTCAACAAAAGCAGATAATTTATCACATTGTTTAAGTGCAATGCCATCTATTGCTTTATATTTATCCATATTGTATTTTGAGACATCATCCACAAGTTTTATATTTCCATCTTCATAGATTCTATTTTCAAACTCATCTTTATGTTCTTCAAACATTCCAAGTATATAACAAAACTCATCATGGATAAAGTCTGGAATATTTGGTAAGATTTCATCATTTATTTTTTTGATTTCATACTCTGCAATAATATCTGATAAGTCATCAACTGAATATTTTACTGGAGTAATTATATCTCTTGTTAAAGCTTCAGGTAAATCATGAAAAAGTGAAACAAAGAAATTGTTTTCTAACCTTTTATCACAAGCATTTACTTCAAGAGAGTAAAAGTAAGAGAAAATAGCAACAGTAAGCATATGACCTAAAACAGAAGTTTCTGGAATTCTAGGAGTTTGTGCCCATCTTTTTTGAAATCTAAGTCTTCCACTTAAATCAACTATTTTTGCAAGCTTTTTATTTAGTGCAATTTTTCTAACACCAATTAATTCATAATAGTCTTCAATCTCTTCTTCTACACTTTTTTTAACATCTTCAATATCTGAAAGAAATTGTGAAGTTTGATATACAATAGAAAATTCCCATTTTGTAGATAAGTATGAGGCCGCTTTTAATATAAATCTCTCTTTTTTATACATTTCGGGATTGTTTAAATAGTCTTCAAATTTTTGTAAAAATATACCGTTATCGATATCTTGTAAAGAGTCTTTTAAATTTGCAATTACCCATGAGTTAATCTCTTTAGCTCTTTTTTGTAAAGCATTTCTAAAAACATCAGGTCTAATATCAGTTACAACAACTCGTCTTAGAAACTCAAAAACACCAGCTTCTATTAGATGAGTATAGTTTATGTCTTTTTCAAATTTTGCAATAAAATAAGCAATAATAAATTTGTGAGCTTGTTTATCAAGTTCTACAAGCTCAACCATTCTTGGGTAATCATTCCATCTTTGAATAGATGCAGAAGAGAAGATATAATCTATTATTCTAGGATTAATCATTTATCATCCTTTTTATCTTTTGAATCATCAGTAAAAAACATCATTTTTTTACCTAATAGCATTAAAGCAACAACTGTTAAAACTACAACATAAGCAACCCAATCTTCTCTCATAATAACTCTTTTTTTTTGCTGTCGATTATCACATAATAATGATAAATAGGCGCTTAGAAATAATTTTTTAAATTTTTGACGCAAATTTTGAAATTAGGTGTATAATTTCGCAAAATAAATCTAAGGATAAATAATAAATGTCAACGTTGACAATAAACAACTACAAGCTTAAACATTTTGATTTAAGAGCAAAAGAAGAGATGGAACACTATTTAAAACAAGTAAATGTAAACTTAAGTGATTATACATTTTCTGGTAATTATGTTTGGTTATCAACTGCAACAGGTTTTTATACTATTGTAAATGATACTTTTTGTCTTTTTATTCTAAATTCAGGTGAAATGTCAATGCTTCTTCCTCCTTTAGGAAAAAATAAAAACACATACAAAGCAATATTAGAGTGTTTTGAAATAATGAATACTCATAATAGCAATAAAAACTATTCAAAAATAGAGTATGTGCATGAAAATATTCTTGAAGGTTTTGTTGATTATTTAGAAGAAGGTACTTTAATCTATGAAATGTTAAAGGACTTTATTATTGAAAAAAAACTTGTTGATTATATTTATAAAGTTGATGATTTAATTGAGTTAAAAGGGGACTCTTATAAATCAAAAAGAAATGAAATTAATAAATTTAAAAAGATATATCCAAACTATAGAATAGAAGTTTTAGATAAACAAAAACATGGAGCAGATATTTTAAACTTATTTAATAAGTGGGTAAAAGATAGAACAACTTATATGCCTAAAGAAGAAGTAGAAGTGTTTTTAGATGGAATTTACTTTGAAAGATTTGCAATTAAAAGATTAATAAATGATTATGAAAATCTTGATTTAATAGGTTTAGCAATTTACATTGATGATGAAATAAAAGGTTTTACTGTAGGTGAAAATATAAATGGAGATACTGCAAGTATAATTATTGAAAAAACGGATTTTGAAATTTTAGGTTGTGCTCAATTTATATTTAGAGAATTTACAAAACTATTAAAAGATAAATATAAAGTAGAGTATATAAATGTTGGTGATGATATGGGATTTGAAAACTTAAAAAAAGTAAAAATGTCATATAGACCTAATATGTTAATTCCTAAATATACAATTTATCAAAAATGAGAATAGTTAAAGCATCAAGATGTGATGCAAAAAAACTTTTTGAAATAGAAAGTAGTGTTTTTAAAGGGGACTGTTTTGCTTTAAGTCTTGCTTCTTTTTATTATCATTTAAAAAATAGTATAGTTTATAAGGTTAAAATTGGTGAAACAGTAGGCTACATTTTATGGTTAGAAAGAAAAAACTTCTTTCGTCTTTATTCCTTAGCTATTTTAGATAAATATCAAGGGTTAGGTTTAGCTACTACTTTAATCGAGTATAGTTTGAAGAACTTAGAAAAAAAGTCTTTGCAACTTGAAGTAAGAAGTTCAAATAAAAAAGCAATAAATTTATACAAAAAATTTGGGTTTGAAGAAATAAAGATTTTAAAAAATTATTATGAAAATGAAGATGGAGTTTTGATGAGGCTTGAAAGATAATCTTTCAAGTCCCATTTTAAACTCTACAAGAACCAAATAAGTTGTTTATTTTTTCAACTCTTCCTTCATGTCTTCCACCTTCAAAAGATGAGTTTAACCATGAATCAACAATCGCTTCAATCATTCCAGGACCTGAAACTCTCTCTCCTAAGCAAAGTACATTTGCATCATTGTGTTCCCTTGCCATTTTTGCAGAATATTCATTGTGACAAAGTGCAGCTCTAATTCCATCAAATTTATTAGCTGCCATAGACATACCAATTCCAGAACCACAGATTAAAATACCTTTGCTTCCTTCATTTGCAAGAACTTCTTTACATAGTTTTGCTGCAAAATCTGGATAATCAACTCTATCTTTTGTATTTGGTCCTAAGTCAATTACTTCATGACCTCTTGTTTCAAAAAGCTCCTTTACAAAAGCTTTAAAATCAATACCAGCATGGTCTGCTGCAATAAAGTATTTCATCTTAGTATATTCCTTTTTCATGATTTATTTCTAACTCTTTTCCTCGCATATCTTCTTCTATAGATTCAACAGTTCTAAATACTCTTTCCCATCTAACTTCTTTATTTTCATCCCAAGAAAAATAGATAAACCAAGGTTTTCCAACTATATATTTATAGTTAACTGTTCCCCAAAATCTTGAATCATTTGAGTGATCTCTATTATCTCCCATCATAAAGAATTCATCTTCAGGTATTTTTATAGGCATCATATCAAATAATTGATATGGTTGTAAACCATCTCTTACTACACTTGGGTCATTGTGAATTCCTGGATGGTCATCTTTATATGGATCAACTACAAAAAGTTTTCCACCTGTTTCAATGATTTTTTCTTTTGGATAGTTTTTCTTAACATATTCATTACCTTCATGTGGATGTAAAAATAGATGTTTTTCCTTTAATGCAATAATATCACCAGGAAGCGCCACAGCTCTTTTTACATAGTGAATATTGTCATTATTTGGATATCTAAA belongs to Arcobacter sp. CECT 8983 and includes:
- a CDS encoding diaminobutyrate--2-oxoglutarate transaminase; this encodes MANEITTFERSESEIRAYCRAVPTVFKKSKNAVMTDENDKEFIDFFAGAGVLNFGHNNPKMKEAIIDFIQRDGVIHSLDMFTDVKREFIDTFVETVLKPRGWEDRKLQFTGPTGTNAVEAALKLARKVTGRTEVVAFNRGFHGMTLGALACTANNAFRSSSGVPLTNVIRDTFNDMEALKNLRQKMFDLGSGMLPPAAFIVEPVQAEGGVRVATKEWLQGVQKLANDTGALFILDSIQCGCGRCGSYFSFDDLDVDPDIIILAKGLGGVGTPIGMLVNKPGIDKAWNPGQHTGTFRGQGLSFVAGKVGIEYFKDEQFNNETKRKGDIIRKVLDNLDSKYSQVVDIRQKGMMLAIEFDSASTVKEITGKCYENGLIIGACSTGEIIKFIPPLTIEEDVLNEGLNRFVASVEAVLA
- a CDS encoding HD domain-containing protein, which codes for MINPRIIDYIFSSASIQRWNDYPRMVELVELDKQAHKFIIAYFIAKFEKDINYTHLIEAGVFEFLRRVVVTDIRPDVFRNALQKRAKEINSWVIANLKDSLQDIDNGIFLQKFEDYLNNPEMYKKERFILKAASYLSTKWEFSIVYQTSQFLSDIEDVKKSVEEEIEDYYELIGVRKIALNKKLAKIVDLSGRLRFQKRWAQTPRIPETSVLGHMLTVAIFSYFYSLEVNACDKRLENNFFVSLFHDLPEALTRDIITPVKYSVDDLSDIIAEYEIKKINDEILPNIPDFIHDEFCYILGMFEEHKDEFENRIYEDGNIKLVDDVSKYNMDKYKAIDGIALKQCDKLSAFVEASLSISHGIKSKELVNGKKQIMKSFKKVQGVDFEAIAKKIDEEFCTTGQTQVRMDFD
- a CDS encoding DUF2156 domain-containing protein, encoding MSTLTINNYKLKHFDLRAKEEMEHYLKQVNVNLSDYTFSGNYVWLSTATGFYTIVNDTFCLFILNSGEMSMLLPPLGKNKNTYKAILECFEIMNTHNSNKNYSKIEYVHENILEGFVDYLEEGTLIYEMLKDFIIEKKLVDYIYKVDDLIELKGDSYKSKRNEINKFKKIYPNYRIEVLDKQKHGADILNLFNKWVKDRTTYMPKEEVEVFLDGIYFERFAIKRLINDYENLDLIGLAIYIDDEIKGFTVGENINGDTASIIIEKTDFEILGCAQFIFREFTKLLKDKYKVEYINVGDDMGFENLKKVKMSYRPNMLIPKYTIYQK
- a CDS encoding GNAT family N-acetyltransferase codes for the protein MRIVKASRCDAKKLFEIESSVFKGDCFALSLASFYYHLKNSIVYKVKIGETVGYILWLERKNFFRLYSLAILDKYQGLGLATTLIEYSLKNLEKKSLQLEVRSSNKKAINLYKKFGFEEIKILKNYYENEDGVLMRLER
- the rpiB gene encoding ribose 5-phosphate isomerase B codes for the protein MKYFIAADHAGIDFKAFVKELFETRGHEVIDLGPNTKDRVDYPDFAAKLCKEVLANEGSKGILICGSGIGMSMAANKFDGIRAALCHNEYSAKMAREHNDANVLCLGERVSGPGMIEAIVDSWLNSSFEGGRHEGRVEKINNLFGSCRV
- the lepB gene encoding signal peptidase I gives rise to the protein MLRKLYNWSSSWTGTIVIVLTIIFFVAQAFVIPSGSMKNTLLIGDMLFVKKFSYGIPVPRIPWIEVQVLPDFNDNGHLIEGDRPKRGDIVVFRYPNNDNIHYVKRAVALPGDIIALKEKHLFLHPHEGNEYVKKNYPKEKIIETGGKLFVVDPYKDDHPGIHNDPSVVRDGLQPYQLFDMMPIKIPEDEFFMMGDNRDHSNDSRFWGTVNYKYIVGKPWFIYFSWDENKEVRWERVFRTVESIEEDMRGKELEINHEKGIY